CGATGGTGGGGTTGCCACGTGAATCAAGAATTTCACGTGCGTAGATGTCCATGATTTCGCCCATGACTGAACTCCTTTGTTTTGTCCTATTTTCTCAGTGAAATAAATAAATGAAATAGGCTCTGCCGCTCTGACCATACGACGTCCGAATTGTCGTAGTCACAGAACAGCGGCCCTGCGTCGTAACGGTGGGTCCGCCGAAATGACGGGCCATTTTAAAACAACGTGTGTTTCCGGCGCTGTATTTATAACACAGGGTGAAAAAATTTAAAGGCAATTTTCAACTTCATTTGTCGGCAGACTCTTCGGCATGTTTGCCTTATGGAACGCTCCGGGTGGCGTCTTATCTTTCTTATATGTTTTATGTCGCAAGTTCAGGTGGTTATCTTGTTTTTTCTGGTGGGTAAATCGCTGTTGATCTGCTTAAGTAATAGTGATAATCTGGGCGATCTTGAGGTGGTGGTTTCTCTCCGCGGTGTTTGGCCGCGTCAGAAGCCGGGCAGATGCCTGCCGCCATGGTCCTGAGGAGGGGCATGGGCACCACATCAGGACAACTGTTTGCACATAGTCGAGTTTCTGTGAACGAAGACCCTTATCGATGTTGTTTCACCATTGCGGACCCCATGATGGTGCATGCCCTGCTTGGGCAGCACAACAGCCATCTGCATCAACTTGAGAACCTGTTGGGCGTTCGCCTTGGATCACGAGGCAACGATATACAGATCAGCGGCACGAAACTGGATGTCGAACTGACTGAACTGGTTTTTAAGCAGCTGGTGGCCTTGTTGCAAAAAGGTTATCCGCTGTATCCTCCGGATATTGATTACGCCGTCAACATCCTGCGTAGCAATTCCTCCATCAATCTGACGGATATTTTCTTCGATACCGTTCTGGTCTCCGCCCGCAATAAATACATTGCCCCGAAAAGTCTGGCCCAGAAAGAGTATATCGACGCGATTCGCCAAAACGACGTGGTGTTCGGTGTCGGTCCGGCCGGGACCGGTAAAACCTACCTGGCCATGGCTCTGGCAGTCGCCGCCTGGCAGAAGAAGCAGGTCAATCGCATCGTGTTGGTGCGTCCGGCGGTCGAGGCTGGTGAAAAGCTTGGTTTTCTGCCCGGAGATATTGCTGAGAAAGTCAATCCTTATCTGCAGCCGCTGTATGACGCCCTGTTTGATATGGTCGAGCGCAGCAAGGGGCAGGAGATGATCGAAGAGGGGATTGTCGAAGTGGCGCCGTTGGCGTTTATGCGCGGGCGGACGTTGAACGATTCCTTTATCATTCTTGATGAAGCGCAGAACACCACCCGTGAACAGATGAAAATGTTTTTAACCCGACTGGGTTTTGGCAGTAAAGCCGTGGTGACCGGCGATGTGACCCAGATCGATTTACCCAGCGGCCGCCCTTCAGGGTTGCTGGATGCCTTGCGTATCCTTGATAAGATTGACGGTATTGCCATTCGTCGATTCAGTCAGATTGATGTGGTGCGCCATCCGATTGTCCAGCGGATTGTCCAGGCTTACGAGAAAGCGTAGTTATGACGCCCAAGCATAAACAGATTCAGAAGAAACGTTTCGCTTTAACGCCCTCAGCGACCAAACGGGTGCTGTTGGTGGTGCTGGCCGCTCTTCTGACCGTCATTATTATTCCCAAAGGCGGTTTTGTCCCCGATTATTACAAGCCGGGAGACATCGCGTCGCGTGACATCAAAACACCGCGCGATTTTCTGGTGCCGGAACCGGAACTGACGGAGAAGAAGAAACAGGATGCCGCGGAGTCGGTGATCCCGATTTATGATTATGACCCCCGCCCCAGCAAGGCAGTGGCGCAGAAATTTTCCGACGTGCTCAGCCAGCTGAATGCCGAACTGCATCGTCATGATGAGGTCGCTATTGACGATGAAACGCCCGCAGCTGAGGGGAAAACCACCAGTGAAGCCGCTGCGGAAGCGATTGTTGAAGCCGGAGTGATGCCGTTGCCGCCGGTGGACCCGTCCGTTACCCTCGGTTTGAATCTGACGGAAGCACAGACGGAAGCTTTGCGCCGCATGGCCGGGGATGATGCTCTGGTGCCGAAGTTCAGTCGCGATGTCCGTCTCGGGTTGAACCGTAAGATTGTCGGCAATCTGGAGTTGTTTCAGAACAACTGGCATGGCTCCATCCTGATCCGTGATCTGGCCAATGATAAAGAAGCGGCCATTGAGGATAAGGAATCGGTGCTCGGTCTCAATGAGGTGATCAACGATTTGCGCACTCAGCTGTTCGGCACGCAGAACAGTTCGGATGACGCGACTGAGGTGATGGCCATTTTGCAGAAAATGGTGCGTCCCAACCTGACCTTCAATCAGAGTGAAACGGAGACACGCAAACGGGCAGCGGCAGAGTCGGTGTTACCGGTGCTGCTGCAGGTCAAACGCGGCGAAATGATCGTGCGTGAAGGGGAGCGGGTCACGGAAGAACAGGTTCGTAAACTGCGGGCTCTGCAATCCTCCGTGGATGGTTTTAAAATGGCGCGTAATGCGGCCGGCCTGATGCTGAGCATCTTGCTGCTGTTTTATGTTGTGCACCGTTTTGCCAAGATGAACATCCGTAAGTATCACCCTGAACAACGCGATTTGCTGTTTTTGATTTCGGTGTTTATCGGCCTGTTTGTCATCGCCAAGGTCGGGATTTTTATCTCCACCGCGTTGCAGAGTGCATTCCCTTATATTGATTCGGCCTGTTATTACTACCTGTTGCCGTTTGCCGCCGGAGCGATGCTGGTGCGGATTGTTCTTAATTCCGAAGTCGCTTATGTCTTTTCCATGCTGCTGGCGTTGTTGATGGGCATGCTGTTCGGCAATAACCTGTTCATCTCACTCTATGTGCTGGTGGGCAGCGTGACTGCCGCGCACTGGGTGCGTCACAGCCAGGCGCGCAGCAATTTGTATCGGGCCGGCTGGTATCTGGCGCTGGTCAATATGGTCATGGTGTTGTCCATCTATGCACTGTCGGACAATCCGTTCAATGAGCAGGTGCTGTATCGTCTCGGCTTTGCCTTTGTCGGTGCGTTTGGCTGTGCCATGGTGGTGAACGGCACCATTCCACTGGTGGAGTCGCTGTTCAAGTACACCA
This region of uncultured Desulfuromonas sp. genomic DNA includes:
- a CDS encoding HDIG domain-containing metalloprotein; the protein is MTPKHKQIQKKRFALTPSATKRVLLVVLAALLTVIIIPKGGFVPDYYKPGDIASRDIKTPRDFLVPEPELTEKKKQDAAESVIPIYDYDPRPSKAVAQKFSDVLSQLNAELHRHDEVAIDDETPAAEGKTTSEAAAEAIVEAGVMPLPPVDPSVTLGLNLTEAQTEALRRMAGDDALVPKFSRDVRLGLNRKIVGNLELFQNNWHGSILIRDLANDKEAAIEDKESVLGLNEVINDLRTQLFGTQNSSDDATEVMAILQKMVRPNLTFNQSETETRKRAAAESVLPVLLQVKRGEMIVREGERVTEEQVRKLRALQSSVDGFKMARNAAGLMLSILLLFYVVHRFAKMNIRKYHPEQRDLLFLISVFIGLFVIAKVGIFISTALQSAFPYIDSACYYYLLPFAAGAMLVRIVLNSEVAYVFSMLLALLMGMLFGNNLFISLYVLVGSVTAAHWVRHSQARSNLYRAGWYLALVNMVMVLSIYALSDNPFNEQVLYRLGFAFVGAFGCAMVVNGTIPLVESLFKYTTDFKLMELANMNTPILRELMIQAPGTYHHSIVVGNLVENAAEAIGANPLLARVAAYYHDIGKIKKPLYFAENMHPPENRHDKLAPSMSALILISHVKDGVELAKEHKLGHDLIEIIRQHHGTALIKFFYDKAQQREKDGQVNEQDYRYPGPKPQTREAALIMLADAVEAAGRTLMDPTPARIQGMVQKIINKIFIDGQLDECELTLKDLHEIAKSFNRMLSGIFHQRIEYPEPAYKEREKDKEIKRINNDDLHREPTAEPRHPDNNVQNGSQDDLKRLGMS
- a CDS encoding PhoH family protein produces the protein MNEDPYRCCFTIADPMMVHALLGQHNSHLHQLENLLGVRLGSRGNDIQISGTKLDVELTELVFKQLVALLQKGYPLYPPDIDYAVNILRSNSSINLTDIFFDTVLVSARNKYIAPKSLAQKEYIDAIRQNDVVFGVGPAGTGKTYLAMALAVAAWQKKQVNRIVLVRPAVEAGEKLGFLPGDIAEKVNPYLQPLYDALFDMVERSKGQEMIEEGIVEVAPLAFMRGRTLNDSFIILDEAQNTTREQMKMFLTRLGFGSKAVVTGDVTQIDLPSGRPSGLLDALRILDKIDGIAIRRFSQIDVVRHPIVQRIVQAYEKA